In a single window of the Arthrobacter zhangbolii genome:
- the kdpA gene encoding potassium-transporting ATPase subunit KdpA, whose product MGGWATLAQVLSLLLLLALVHRPLGDYMARLYSSDQHLRIERGFYRLIGVDGSSGQAWQSYLRGVLAFSGASMLLLYVLQRVQPLLPGSLGLPAVPEALSFNTAASFVANTNWQSYSPEATMGYAVQMTGLAVQNFLSAAVGLAVAVALIRGLAGRNCATIGNFWVDLTRGVLRLLLPGAFLAAIVLMVGGVIQNFNGFSSVTTLLGGTATIPGGPVASQEAIKLLGTNGGGFFNANSAHPFENPGGWTNLVEIFLMLLIPFSLPRTFGTMVGDRRQGYAILTAMAGIFTVSLAAMTAFEFGAADGAAGSMEGKEQRFGIAASTLFGSTSTLTSTGAVNAMHDSFSPLGGMMAMLNMMLGEVAPGGVGSGLYGMLILAVVTSFVAGLLVGRTPEYLGKKIGPKEIKLASLYILTMPTLVLVGTALSFAVPAIRADIEGTSILNTGLHGFSEVLYAFTSAANNNGSAFAGLTANTPWLNTALGVAMLVGRFLPMIFVLALAGAFAEQGKVPATSGTLPTHRPQSVTLLCGVTVIVTALTFFPVLALGPLAEGLH is encoded by the coding sequence ATGGGCGGGTGGGCAACGCTTGCCCAGGTGCTCAGCCTGCTTCTCCTGCTGGCCCTGGTCCACCGGCCCCTCGGCGACTACATGGCCCGGCTCTATTCCTCCGATCAACATCTTCGGATAGAACGCGGTTTTTACCGCCTGATCGGCGTGGACGGTTCCTCCGGCCAGGCCTGGCAGAGCTACCTGCGCGGCGTCCTGGCCTTCTCCGGAGCCAGCATGCTCCTGCTCTATGTGCTGCAGCGGGTCCAGCCGCTGCTGCCGGGTTCGCTCGGCCTTCCTGCCGTCCCCGAGGCCCTTTCCTTTAACACGGCTGCCTCCTTCGTGGCCAATACCAACTGGCAGTCCTATTCACCCGAAGCCACCATGGGCTATGCGGTGCAGATGACCGGACTCGCAGTGCAGAACTTCCTCTCGGCGGCCGTCGGGCTGGCCGTGGCCGTGGCCCTGATCCGCGGACTGGCCGGGCGCAACTGCGCCACCATCGGCAACTTCTGGGTGGACCTGACCCGCGGCGTCCTGCGGCTGCTGCTCCCCGGGGCATTCCTGGCCGCCATTGTCCTTATGGTTGGCGGGGTGATCCAGAACTTCAACGGCTTCAGCTCCGTCACCACGCTGCTGGGCGGAACCGCCACCATCCCCGGCGGGCCGGTGGCCTCGCAGGAAGCCATCAAGCTGCTGGGCACCAACGGAGGCGGGTTTTTCAACGCCAACTCCGCGCATCCGTTCGAAAACCCCGGCGGCTGGACCAACCTGGTGGAAATCTTCCTGATGCTTCTCATCCCGTTCAGCCTGCCCCGCACCTTCGGCACCATGGTGGGCGACCGCCGGCAGGGCTACGCCATCCTGACCGCTATGGCCGGGATCTTCACGGTGTCGCTCGCAGCCATGACAGCCTTCGAATTCGGTGCGGCTGACGGCGCCGCCGGGTCCATGGAGGGCAAGGAGCAGCGCTTCGGGATAGCCGCCTCCACGCTCTTCGGTTCCACCAGCACGCTCACGTCCACCGGAGCAGTGAACGCCATGCATGACAGTTTCAGCCCGCTGGGCGGAATGATGGCCATGCTGAACATGATGCTCGGCGAGGTGGCCCCCGGCGGCGTCGGCTCCGGGCTCTACGGCATGCTGATCCTGGCAGTGGTTACGTCCTTCGTGGCCGGCCTCCTGGTAGGCCGCACCCCCGAATACCTCGGCAAGAAAATCGGGCCGAAGGAAATCAAGCTCGCCAGCCTCTACATCCTCACCATGCCCACCCTGGTCCTGGTGGGAACGGCACTGAGTTTCGCCGTACCGGCCATCCGGGCCGACATTGAAGGCACCTCCATCCTGAACACCGGGCTGCACGGCTTCAGTGAGGTCCTGTACGCCTTCACCTCGGCAGCCAACAACAACGGTTCGGCGTTCGCGGGCCTTACTGCCAACACCCCGTGGCTGAACACGGCCCTAGGCGTGGCCATGCTCGTCGGACGCTTCCTGCCGATGATCTTCGTTCTCGCACTGGCCGGGGCCTTCGCGGAGCAGGGCAAGGTCCCTGCCACCTCAGGAACCCTGCCCACCCACCGGCCGCAATCCGTGACGCTGCTGTGCGGCGTCACCGTGATTGTGACTGCCCTGACCTTCTTTCCCGTACTCGCGCTGGGTCCCCTGGCGGAAGGACTGCACTAA
- the kdpB gene encoding potassium-transporting ATPase subunit KdpB — protein MSTLTKPRESEQAGTPAPVRRGVTAGSLAAGLPGAFRKLDPRLMVRTPVMFIVEAGAVLITAIAVAEPFLGGPADSGGTAVPGAFSWLIAGWLWATVIFANLAESVAEGRGKAQAASLRNSRATTTAYRVDGYDAARDPAALGAPVAEVPSADLALDDVVVVEAGQVIPGDGDIIDGIASVDESAITGESAPVVRESGGDRSAVTGGTRVLSDRIVVRITSRHGETFVDRMIRLVEGAARQKTPNEIALDILLATLSLVFIVVVLTLNPLAGYSSATVSIPVLVALLVCLIPTTIGALLSAIGIAGMDRLVQRNVLAMSGRAVEAAGDVTTLLLDKTGTITYGNRQAAGFIPINGTESTDLIDAAVLSSFGDPTPEGKSIVDLAAAKGCRPEPPAGSVSVPFTAQTRMSGMDFPDGAKIRKGASSAILDWTAESGGIDVDVLIAVEDRVKRISTGGGTPLLVAVRDADGGTRVLGVVHLKDVVKEGLKDRFAQLRAMGIRTVMITGDNPYTARAIAAEAGVDDFLAEATPEDKMALIRREQEGGHLVAMTGDGTNDAPALAQADVGVAMNTGTSAAKEAGNMVDLDSDPTKLIDIVGIGKQLLITRGALTTFSIANDIAKYFAIIPAMFVGVFPGLSALNLMQLHSPASAILSAVIFNAVIIVALIPLALRGVKYRAAGSSSILSRNLLVYGVGGVIAPFIGIKAIDLLISLLPGF, from the coding sequence ATGTCCACACTTACCAAACCCCGAGAATCCGAACAGGCCGGTACCCCGGCCCCGGTGCGCCGCGGCGTCACCGCGGGATCGCTGGCGGCCGGCCTGCCCGGAGCTTTCCGGAAGCTGGACCCCCGGCTTATGGTCCGCACGCCGGTGATGTTCATTGTCGAAGCCGGAGCCGTCCTGATCACGGCCATCGCCGTGGCCGAACCCTTCCTCGGCGGGCCGGCGGATTCCGGCGGCACCGCCGTCCCCGGAGCCTTCTCCTGGCTGATCGCGGGTTGGCTTTGGGCCACCGTTATCTTCGCCAACCTCGCGGAATCCGTGGCCGAGGGACGGGGCAAGGCGCAGGCAGCCAGCCTGCGCAACAGCCGTGCCACCACCACCGCCTACCGGGTGGACGGGTATGACGCAGCCCGAGATCCGGCCGCTTTGGGGGCACCAGTGGCCGAAGTCCCCTCTGCCGACCTGGCCCTGGACGACGTCGTGGTGGTCGAAGCAGGACAGGTCATCCCGGGCGACGGCGACATCATTGACGGTATTGCCTCCGTGGATGAATCCGCCATTACCGGTGAATCCGCTCCGGTGGTCCGTGAATCCGGCGGGGACCGTTCGGCCGTCACCGGCGGCACCCGCGTCCTGTCGGACCGGATCGTCGTACGGATCACGTCCAGGCACGGTGAAACGTTCGTGGACCGGATGATCCGGCTGGTGGAAGGCGCCGCCCGGCAGAAAACGCCCAACGAGATTGCCCTGGATATCCTGCTGGCCACGCTGTCCCTGGTCTTTATCGTGGTGGTGCTGACCCTCAACCCGCTGGCAGGCTACTCGTCCGCCACGGTCAGCATCCCCGTGCTGGTGGCACTTCTGGTGTGCCTGATCCCCACCACCATCGGCGCGCTGCTCTCCGCCATCGGCATTGCCGGCATGGACCGCCTGGTCCAGCGCAACGTCCTGGCCATGTCCGGCCGCGCAGTGGAGGCAGCCGGCGACGTCACCACCCTGCTGCTCGACAAGACCGGCACCATCACCTACGGCAACCGCCAGGCCGCCGGTTTCATCCCGATCAACGGCACCGAAAGCACCGACCTGATTGACGCCGCCGTGCTGTCCTCCTTCGGCGATCCCACCCCGGAGGGCAAGTCCATCGTGGACCTGGCCGCAGCGAAGGGGTGCCGGCCCGAACCGCCCGCCGGATCCGTCAGCGTTCCCTTCACTGCGCAGACCCGGATGAGCGGCATGGACTTCCCCGACGGGGCGAAGATCCGCAAGGGCGCCTCCTCCGCCATCCTGGACTGGACGGCGGAATCCGGCGGCATCGACGTCGACGTGCTGATTGCCGTTGAAGACCGGGTAAAGAGAATCTCCACGGGCGGCGGCACACCGCTGCTGGTGGCGGTCCGGGACGCCGACGGCGGCACCCGGGTGCTCGGCGTCGTCCACCTGAAGGACGTGGTCAAGGAGGGCCTGAAGGACCGTTTCGCGCAGCTGCGCGCCATGGGCATCCGCACGGTGATGATCACCGGTGACAATCCCTACACCGCCAGGGCCATTGCGGCCGAGGCAGGGGTGGATGACTTCCTCGCGGAAGCGACGCCCGAGGACAAGATGGCCCTGATCCGGCGTGAACAGGAGGGCGGCCACCTGGTCGCCATGACCGGTGACGGCACGAATGACGCCCCGGCCCTGGCCCAGGCCGACGTCGGCGTGGCAATGAATACCGGCACCTCCGCGGCGAAGGAAGCGGGCAATATGGTGGACCTGGACTCCGACCCCACCAAGCTGATCGACATTGTCGGTATCGGTAAACAGCTGCTCATCACGCGCGGTGCGTTGACCACTTTCTCCATCGCGAACGACATTGCCAAGTACTTCGCGATCATCCCGGCGATGTTCGTGGGGGTGTTCCCGGGCCTGTCCGCACTGAACCTGATGCAGCTGCATTCACCCGCCTCGGCAATCCTGTCCGCGGTCATCTTCAACGCGGTGATCATCGTGGCGCTGATCCCGCTGGCACTGCGGGGCGTGAAGTACCGGGCCGCCGGATCCTCCTCGATCCTTAGCCGGAACCTGCTGGTCTACGGTGTGGGCGGCGTGATCGCGCCGTTCATCGGCATCAAGGCCATCGACCTGCTGATCAGCCTTCTCCCGGGCTTCTGA
- a CDS encoding ATP-binding protein: MTRGQLRVFLGAAPGVGKTYAMLEEGRRLRSEGADVVVALVETHGRAATAAQAEGLETVPRAVLHHRGLELTELDLDAVLARAPEYALVDELAHTNVPGLKHEKRWQDVQALLDAGINVLSTVNIQHVDSLNDVIEQITGTLQAETVPDAVLREAEQVELVDLAPQSLRGRLADGVIYPAERVDAALSNYFRLGNLTALRELALLWLADEVDSALNRYRAEQGIHRKWEARERVVVALTGGPEGRTLLRRGARIAARSAGGKLLAVHIAGADGLRGAEPGELAAQRILAEKLGGTFHQVVGHDIPKALVDFARGVNATQLVVGVSRRPRIAALLSGPGIGATVIRESGDIDVHIVSHSAAARALVLPHFGGALSRRRRLLGFALALAGGPLLTAGLVAVRSAETITGDVLSYQLLVILVALVGGIWPALFAALLSGLTLDFFFIQPLYTVTVATPSHMLALGLYVVNALLVSYVVDAAARRARTARRSASESELLASVAGSVLRGEDALAALVGRTREAFTLGAARLRADGMDLYADGDWPADLPPGDPAFTRLPVGERAFLDLWGRELAASDRRLLAVITAQLEAALEHRELTETARGLGSLAEADKVRTALLAAVGHDLRRPLTAATAAVTGLRATDVTWSEQDRSELLATAEESLASLSTLVTSLLDVSRLQAGVVGVNLEPLNVADAVLPALEELDLGPAEVELGIPVDGRNVLADPVLLQRVLVNLLANAVRFSPESARAVLAVSEFSGRVEIRVIDSGPGVPEPRQPDIFTPFQRLGDTDNQTGLGLGLALAKGFTEGMGGTLEAEDTPGGGLTMVLSLPAADRVSAGAGGLPVGAR; the protein is encoded by the coding sequence ATGACGCGGGGACAACTGAGGGTATTCCTGGGGGCGGCGCCCGGGGTGGGGAAGACCTACGCCATGCTCGAGGAAGGGCGCCGCCTCCGCAGCGAGGGGGCGGACGTCGTCGTCGCGCTGGTGGAGACCCACGGCCGTGCAGCGACAGCTGCCCAGGCCGAGGGCCTGGAGACAGTCCCGCGCGCCGTCCTGCACCACCGCGGGCTGGAGCTCACGGAGCTGGACCTGGACGCCGTGCTGGCCCGCGCCCCGGAGTATGCGCTGGTGGACGAACTGGCCCATACCAATGTCCCCGGACTGAAGCATGAAAAGCGGTGGCAGGACGTGCAGGCCCTGCTCGATGCCGGGATCAACGTCCTGTCCACCGTGAACATCCAGCACGTCGATTCGCTTAATGACGTGATCGAGCAGATCACCGGCACCCTGCAGGCCGAAACCGTGCCGGACGCCGTCCTGCGCGAGGCCGAACAGGTGGAACTGGTGGACCTGGCGCCGCAGTCCCTGCGGGGACGGCTGGCCGACGGGGTGATCTACCCGGCCGAACGCGTGGACGCCGCGCTGTCCAACTACTTCAGGCTGGGCAACCTCACCGCGCTGCGCGAGCTGGCCCTGCTGTGGCTGGCGGACGAGGTGGACTCGGCACTGAACCGGTACCGTGCGGAACAGGGCATTCACCGTAAATGGGAAGCCCGGGAACGGGTTGTCGTAGCCCTGACCGGCGGCCCCGAAGGACGAACGCTGCTGCGCCGGGGTGCGCGGATAGCCGCCCGGTCGGCCGGCGGGAAACTGCTGGCCGTCCACATTGCCGGTGCGGACGGACTGCGCGGAGCAGAGCCCGGGGAGCTGGCGGCGCAGCGGATCCTGGCGGAAAAACTGGGCGGCACCTTCCACCAGGTGGTGGGCCACGACATTCCCAAGGCACTGGTGGACTTTGCCCGCGGCGTCAACGCCACACAGCTGGTAGTCGGCGTGAGCCGCCGCCCGCGGATTGCGGCGCTGCTCTCCGGCCCCGGGATCGGGGCCACCGTGATCCGGGAGTCGGGGGACATTGATGTCCACATCGTGTCCCACTCGGCGGCAGCACGGGCGCTGGTGCTGCCGCACTTCGGCGGTGCACTCTCCAGGCGCCGCCGCCTGCTGGGTTTTGCCCTGGCCCTGGCCGGAGGTCCGCTGCTTACCGCCGGGCTGGTGGCCGTCCGGAGCGCCGAGACCATCACCGGCGACGTCCTGAGCTACCAGCTGCTGGTGATTCTGGTGGCGCTGGTGGGCGGGATCTGGCCGGCACTGTTCGCCGCGCTGCTTTCGGGTCTCACACTGGACTTCTTCTTTATCCAGCCGCTCTACACGGTCACGGTTGCCACGCCCTCCCACATGCTGGCCCTGGGCCTGTATGTGGTGAACGCGCTGCTGGTCAGCTACGTGGTGGATGCGGCGGCGCGCCGTGCCCGCACCGCCCGGCGGTCGGCGTCGGAATCCGAACTGCTGGCTTCGGTCGCGGGCAGCGTGCTGCGGGGTGAGGATGCCCTGGCCGCCCTGGTGGGGCGCACCCGTGAGGCGTTTACCCTGGGCGCGGCGCGGCTGAGGGCGGACGGCATGGACCTGTACGCCGACGGCGACTGGCCGGCAGATCTCCCGCCGGGGGACCCGGCCTTCACCCGGCTGCCGGTGGGGGAACGCGCCTTCCTGGATCTGTGGGGGCGTGAACTGGCGGCTTCGGACCGCCGGCTGCTGGCGGTGATCACCGCCCAGCTGGAAGCGGCACTGGAGCACCGGGAACTGACCGAGACGGCCCGCGGGCTCGGGTCCCTGGCCGAGGCGGACAAGGTACGCACGGCGTTGCTGGCCGCCGTGGGACACGACCTGCGCCGGCCGCTGACGGCGGCCACCGCCGCGGTTACCGGACTGCGGGCCACGGACGTCACCTGGTCCGAGCAGGACCGCAGCGAGCTGCTTGCCACTGCCGAGGAATCACTCGCGTCCCTTTCCACGCTGGTGACCAGCCTGCTGGACGTCAGCCGGCTGCAGGCGGGGGTGGTCGGGGTAAACCTGGAGCCGCTGAATGTTGCCGATGCCGTGCTGCCGGCACTGGAGGAACTGGACCTGGGCCCGGCCGAGGTGGAACTCGGGATTCCTGTGGACGGCCGGAATGTTCTTGCCGATCCGGTGCTGCTGCAGCGGGTGCTGGTCAATCTCCTGGCTAACGCCGTACGGTTCAGCCCGGAGTCGGCCAGAGCCGTGCTGGCCGTGAGCGAGTTTTCCGGACGGGTGGAAATCCGTGTCATAGACTCGGGCCCCGGTGTCCCGGAACCACGGCAACCGGACATCTTCACGCCGTTCCAACGGCTGGGCGACACGGACAATCAAACCGGCCTGGGGCTGGGACTGGCACTGGCGAAGGGATTCACTGAAGGTATGGGCGGCACCTTGGAGGCCGAAGACACACCCGGCGGCGGGCTGACCATGGTCCTTTCGCTGCCTGCCGCGGACCGTGTGTCCGCCGGGGCAGGCGGCCTGCCGGTGGGGGCCCGATGA
- a CDS encoding LysM peptidoglycan-binding domain-containing protein yields MSFNKNRGRHRAETAGVWSTISQTTVSRGRTIGSTAAVVAAGSGLMLGMAAPASAGVVANDNYTPTQAAAPAAPVAAPVAEAAPVAAPAAASTTHTVQSGDTLGAIAANYGVSLDSVFALNGLSMASIIYPGDVITVSGEAAAAPAALDYAAATYTTEAYAAPVAPAAADNGIISTQATSVTPAPAPAAAAATGSNATMLASAYSQLGAAQDCTVLVEVALRAAGHSVGDLAPAQLAAYGTQVSTPEPGDMVYYADGGMGLAHIAIYIGNGEAIHSGWNGNQTVVQSVNVGSGPVFYRA; encoded by the coding sequence ATGTCATTCAATAAGAACCGTGGACGTCACCGTGCCGAGACCGCCGGCGTTTGGTCCACCATCTCACAGACCACCGTCAGCCGCGGACGGACCATCGGCAGCACCGCAGCCGTTGTAGCCGCCGGATCCGGCCTGATGCTCGGAATGGCCGCACCGGCCTCCGCAGGCGTCGTAGCGAACGACAACTACACGCCGACCCAGGCTGCAGCTCCGGCCGCACCGGTCGCAGCCCCCGTGGCTGAAGCCGCTCCCGTTGCCGCTCCGGCAGCCGCCAGCACCACCCACACCGTTCAGTCCGGTGACACCCTGGGCGCCATTGCCGCCAACTACGGCGTCAGCCTGGACAGTGTCTTCGCCCTGAACGGCCTGTCCATGGCATCGATCATCTACCCCGGCGACGTCATCACCGTCTCCGGCGAGGCAGCAGCCGCACCGGCTGCCCTGGATTACGCTGCCGCCACCTACACCACCGAGGCCTACGCCGCACCGGTCGCCCCTGCTGCCGCGGACAACGGCATCATCAGCACCCAGGCCACTTCGGTTACCCCGGCCCCGGCTCCCGCCGCCGCTGCTGCCACCGGCAGCAACGCCACCATGCTGGCATCGGCGTACTCGCAGCTGGGCGCCGCCCAGGACTGCACCGTCCTGGTTGAGGTTGCCCTGCGCGCCGCCGGCCACTCCGTGGGCGACCTTGCCCCCGCACAGCTGGCTGCCTACGGCACCCAGGTCTCCACTCCGGAGCCCGGTGACATGGTCTACTACGCCGACGGCGGCATGGGCCTGGCCCACATTGCCATCTACATCGGCAACGGCGAGGCCATCCACAGCGGCTGGAACGGCAACCAGACCGTGGTCCAGTCCGTCAACGTCGGCTCCGGCCCCGTGTTCTACCGCGCATAA
- a CDS encoding response regulator, whose translation MRILLADDDTQILRALRITLSAYGYEVVTAESGSAAIRKTVDTHPDLLVLDLGMPGLSGMDVIEAVRGWSAVPILVVSGRMDPADKVRALDLGADDYVTKPFSTEELLARIRALSRRTPAAAGPSEISFGSVRVDLAARRIIRLPDGSDIRLTPTEWRLLAALLAHPGMLVTRDTLLHDVWGPGTTDTGYLRLYIGQLRRKLEVDPGCPEHLLTEHGMGYRFVP comes from the coding sequence ATGAGGATCCTGCTGGCCGACGACGATACGCAGATACTGCGCGCCCTGCGCATCACGCTCTCCGCGTACGGGTACGAGGTGGTGACCGCCGAGAGCGGCAGTGCAGCCATCCGTAAAACCGTGGATACCCATCCTGACCTGCTGGTCCTGGACCTGGGCATGCCCGGGTTGAGCGGGATGGATGTCATCGAGGCGGTCCGCGGCTGGAGCGCGGTGCCCATCCTGGTGGTATCCGGCCGGATGGATCCTGCGGACAAGGTCCGTGCACTGGACCTCGGCGCTGACGACTATGTGACGAAGCCCTTCTCCACCGAGGAGTTGCTGGCCCGCATCCGTGCCCTGTCCCGCCGGACACCGGCCGCGGCAGGGCCGAGCGAAATATCCTTCGGCTCGGTGCGTGTCGATCTGGCTGCCCGGCGGATTATCCGGCTGCCGGACGGGTCCGACATCCGCCTTACGCCTACTGAATGGCGCCTGCTGGCGGCCCTCCTGGCACACCCGGGCATGTTGGTGACGCGGGATACCCTCCTGCACGACGTCTGGGGGCCGGGCACCACCGATACGGGCTACCTGCGGCTGTACATCGGGCAGCTGCGCCGCAAACTGGAGGTAGACCCCGGGTGTCCCGAGCATCTGCTGACCGAGCACGGCATGGGGTACCGGTTTGTGCCGTAA
- the kdpC gene encoding potassium-transporting ATPase subunit KdpC — protein sequence MNPVRSSMRQLGVSLRALAVLTVLLGVVYPLTVAGIGQAALHGRANGSLVSSGGTDVGSALIGQSFTDADGAALPQWFQSRPSAAGDGYDGGASSGSNLGPLNEDLAAAVAERRAAVAELEAVVPADVPAEAVTASGSGLDPHISPEYARMQVDRVAAERGLDPARVQALVDDATQAPFAGILGLRTVNVLLLNISLAELDT from the coding sequence ATGAACCCCGTCCGCAGCAGTATGCGCCAACTTGGCGTCTCCCTCCGGGCACTGGCGGTGCTCACTGTTCTCCTCGGCGTGGTGTATCCGCTGACAGTCGCCGGAATCGGACAGGCCGCCCTGCACGGCCGGGCCAACGGCTCGTTGGTCAGCAGCGGCGGCACGGACGTGGGATCGGCGCTGATCGGGCAGTCCTTCACTGACGCCGACGGCGCCGCCCTGCCGCAGTGGTTCCAGTCCCGGCCTTCGGCAGCGGGGGACGGGTATGACGGCGGCGCCTCCAGCGGCTCCAACCTCGGCCCGCTGAATGAGGACCTGGCTGCTGCCGTGGCGGAGCGGCGGGCCGCCGTGGCCGAGCTGGAGGCGGTGGTGCCGGCAGATGTTCCCGCCGAGGCAGTCACCGCGTCGGGGTCCGGGCTGGATCCGCACATCAGCCCCGAGTACGCCCGGATGCAGGTGGACCGGGTGGCCGCCGAACGCGGCCTGGACCCGGCCCGGGTCCAGGCACTCGTGGATGATGCCACGCAGGCTCCGTTCGCAGGGATCCTCGGACTGCGCACCGTTAACGTGTTGCTTTTGAACATTTCACTGGCGGAGCTGGACACTTAG